Within Nosocomiicoccus ampullae, the genomic segment GTAAATGACGTGTTTCGGGTTTGAACGCACTGGAATTCCCCAGCTAAATGACGTGCGCGTCACTGCTAAGTCTTCGAGTCCTGGTTTAATAAAGTTATTAATCATTTCATGTTTTCTCGATAAAGGTAAAATAAACTCAGGATTTTTTTCGTAGTGTTCTAATAACTGATCTGCGTATTTACTCATTTTAAAGAAGTAACTTTCTTCTTTTACACGCTCAACATCGTGACCACTCGGTGCTTTACCACCAATGACGTTACCATCTTCATCTTTATACACTTCTGCAAGTTGTGTTTCAGTGAAGTACTCTTCGTCTGACACTGAGTACCAACCTTCATACTCGCCAAGATAAATATCTCCTTGTTCTAGAAGTTGCTCGAAAATATCTTGGACTGCTTTTTTATGGTAGTCATCTGTTGTACGGATGAACTGATCGTTTGTAATATCTAATAGCTTCCACAGTTCTTTAATTTCTGTCGCCTTATCATCGACATACTCTTGTGGGGATTCGTTTAAGCTTTTCGCTTTCGTTTCAATTTTTTGACCATGCTCATCTGTACCTGTTAAATAATGCACATCATACCCTTGCAGGCGTTTATAACGTGCAAGAACATCTGTAGCAATTGTTGTATATGAGTTACCAATATGGAGTTTACCACTTGGGTAGTAAATTGGCGTCGTAATATAAAATGTTTCTTTCGTCATGGAAATCTCCTCTATTTATCTATTAAGTTCTATGATACGTATCATAGACATCCTGTGTTTTTAACTGTCGTAGCTTTGCTACTTCTTTAATTGCAGCTTTTGGCTTCAACCCTGTTTCAATTAACATATCGACGTGTGTATTTATATCCATATCAAATTCTTCGACTGAATCGTCAACATGTCTTTCTATTACTATAACAAATTCGCCCTTTAAAGGGATATCTGACGCGAGCTTTTCTCTAACATTTTTCGCTGTGTCTGTCACTGTTTGTTCGAATCTTTTTGTGATTTCTCTTGAAATCGACACGACTCTTTCTTCGTCGAATTTATAAATATCATCGACGAGTTGTTTTACTCGGTACGGTGATTCATATAAGACAGACGTCTTGTCATGTGTTAATATTTCTTCTAGCTTTTCTTTACGCTTCTTATTTGATTTCGGTAAAAATCCGAAGTATGTAAATTCAAACGATTCAATGCCAGATAAAACAACTGCTTGCTGAA encodes:
- the rsmI gene encoding 16S rRNA (cytidine(1402)-2'-O)-methyltransferase — protein: MNLYIVGTPIGNLEDASFRQIDTLKNVDVILAEDTRMTIKLLNHFDITTPLKSYHDFNKETITKDIIEEMKRGTVFALVSDAGMPVISDPGYELVKSMQGEDLNYTVIPAASAFQQAVVLSGIESFEFTYFGFLPKSNKKRKEKLEEILTHDKTSVLYESPYRVKQLVDDIYKFDEERVVSISREITKRFEQTVTDTAKNVREKLASDIPLKGEFVIVIERHVDDSVEEFDMDINTHVDMLIETGLKPKAAIKEVAKLRQLKTQDVYDTYHRT